In Janthinobacterium sp. J1-1, a single genomic region encodes these proteins:
- the aceE gene encoding pyruvate dehydrogenase (acetyl-transferring), homodimeric type translates to MSDQLNQVTTQIGADPDMQETKEWLDALEAVLENEGPERAHYLMERLVDLARRRGAQIPFSSTTAYVNTIPTKQEAHCPGNLEYEERLRSWMRWNAMAMVVKANRADGDLGGHLSSFASLANMLGIGFNHFWHAPTADHGGDLLYIQGHSSPGVYARAFLEGRLSEEQMLNFRKEVDGKGLSSYPHPKLMPDFWQFPTVSMGLGPHMAIYQARFLKYLHARGIAKTDNRKVWAFCGDGEMDEPESLGAIGLAARDMLDNLVIVVNCNLQRLDGPVRGNTKIIQELEGEFRGAGWNVVKVIWGPGWDALLAQDKEGILQRVMMETVDGEYQNYKAKDGAYVRKHFFGKHPKLLEMVANMTDDDIWRLTRGGHDPHKIYAAFKIAQEHKGQPTVLLVKTIKGYGMGKSGEARNTAHQTKKLDDEAIKEMRDRFSLPIPDDQLADIPFFKPADDAPEMVYLHERRKALGGYLPQRRQKAEETLPVPALDAFKNVLDATPEGREISTTQAFVRVISTLLKDPTLGQRVVPILVDESRTFGMEGLFRQIGIYNPKGQLYEPVDKDQVMYYREDKAGQILQEGINEAGGMSSWIAAATSYSTNDRIMIPFYTFYSMFGFQRIGDQVWASADMRARGFLMGGTAGRTTLNGEGLQHEDGHSHIFAATIPTCMPYDPTFSHEVAVIIQDGLRRMIANQEDVFYYITIMNENYAQPGLKAGQEEGILKGMYKLQEGSADSKLRVQLIGCGTILRESIFAAELLQNDWGVAADVWSAPSLTLVARDGQDAERWNMVNPSKEQRVPYVTSLLKDTDGPIVATTDYMRAFAEQIRAFMPKDRTYKVLGTDGFGRSDSRAKLREFFEVNRYYVTVAALKSLADEGKIDVSLVEQAIAKYGIDANKPNPVTQ, encoded by the coding sequence ATGTCAGATCAACTGAACCAGGTAACGACACAGATCGGCGCCGACCCGGACATGCAGGAAACCAAGGAGTGGCTGGACGCGCTCGAAGCCGTTCTGGAGAATGAAGGTCCGGAACGCGCGCATTACCTGATGGAACGCCTGGTCGACCTGGCCCGCCGCCGCGGCGCCCAGATTCCTTTCTCCAGCACCACCGCCTACGTCAACACCATCCCCACCAAACAAGAAGCACACTGCCCCGGCAACCTGGAATACGAAGAGCGCCTGCGTTCGTGGATGCGCTGGAACGCCATGGCCATGGTGGTCAAGGCCAACCGCGCCGACGGTGACCTGGGCGGCCACCTGTCGTCCTTCGCTTCGCTGGCGAACATGCTGGGTATTGGTTTTAATCACTTCTGGCACGCGCCGACCGCCGACCATGGCGGCGACCTGCTGTACATCCAGGGCCACTCCTCGCCGGGCGTCTACGCGCGCGCTTTCCTGGAAGGCCGTCTGAGCGAAGAACAGATGCTGAACTTCCGCAAGGAAGTCGACGGCAAGGGCCTGTCCTCGTACCCGCACCCGAAACTGATGCCGGACTTCTGGCAGTTCCCGACCGTGTCGATGGGCTTGGGCCCGCACATGGCGATCTACCAGGCGCGCTTCCTGAAATACCTGCACGCACGCGGCATCGCCAAGACCGACAATCGCAAGGTCTGGGCTTTCTGCGGCGACGGCGAGATGGACGAGCCGGAGTCCTTGGGCGCGATCGGCCTGGCCGCACGCGATATGCTGGACAACCTGGTCATCGTGGTCAACTGCAACCTGCAGCGCCTGGACGGCCCGGTACGCGGCAACACCAAGATCATCCAGGAACTGGAAGGCGAATTCCGTGGCGCCGGCTGGAACGTGGTCAAGGTCATCTGGGGTCCGGGCTGGGACGCCCTGCTGGCGCAGGACAAGGAAGGCATCCTGCAGCGCGTGATGATGGAAACCGTCGACGGCGAATACCAGAACTACAAGGCAAAAGACGGCGCCTACGTGCGCAAGCACTTCTTCGGCAAGCATCCGAAGCTGCTGGAAATGGTTGCCAACATGACCGACGACGACATCTGGCGCCTGACCCGCGGCGGCCACGATCCGCACAAGATCTATGCAGCCTTCAAGATCGCCCAGGAACACAAGGGCCAGCCTACCGTCCTGCTGGTGAAAACCATCAAGGGCTACGGCATGGGCAAGTCCGGCGAAGCGCGCAATACGGCGCACCAGACCAAGAAACTGGACGACGAAGCGATCAAGGAAATGCGCGACCGTTTCTCGCTGCCGATCCCCGACGACCAACTGGCCGACATTCCATTCTTCAAGCCGGCCGACGATGCGCCGGAAATGGTCTACCTGCACGAGCGCCGCAAGGCCCTGGGTGGCTATCTGCCGCAGCGCCGCCAGAAAGCGGAAGAAACCCTGCCGGTGCCGGCACTGGACGCGTTCAAGAACGTGCTCGACGCCACCCCTGAAGGCCGTGAAATCTCGACCACGCAAGCGTTCGTGCGCGTCATTTCCACCCTGCTGAAAGACCCGACCCTGGGCCAGCGCGTGGTGCCTATCCTGGTCGATGAATCGCGTACCTTCGGCATGGAAGGCCTGTTCCGCCAGATCGGCATCTACAATCCGAAAGGCCAGTTGTACGAGCCGGTCGACAAGGACCAGGTGATGTACTACCGCGAAGACAAGGCCGGCCAGATCCTGCAAGAGGGCATCAACGAAGCGGGCGGCATGAGCTCGTGGATCGCCGCGGCGACGTCGTACTCGACCAACGACCGCATCATGATCCCGTTCTACACCTTCTACTCGATGTTCGGCTTCCAGCGCATCGGCGACCAGGTGTGGGCATCGGCCGACATGCGCGCCCGCGGCTTCCTGATGGGCGGCACCGCCGGCCGCACGACGCTGAACGGCGAAGGCCTGCAGCACGAAGATGGTCACAGCCATATTTTTGCCGCCACCATCCCGACCTGCATGCCGTACGATCCGACCTTCAGCCATGAAGTCGCCGTCATCATCCAGGACGGCCTGCGCCGCATGATCGCCAACCAGGAAGATGTGTTCTACTACATCACGATCATGAACGAGAACTACGCCCAGCCAGGCCTGAAAGCCGGCCAGGAAGAAGGCATCCTGAAAGGCATGTACAAGCTGCAGGAAGGCTCGGCCGATTCCAAACTGCGCGTGCAGCTGATCGGTTGCGGCACCATCCTGCGCGAATCGATCTTCGCCGCCGAATTGCTCCAGAACGACTGGGGCGTGGCCGCGGACGTGTGGTCGGCGCCGTCGCTGACCCTGGTGGCCCGCGATGGCCAGGATGCAGAACGCTGGAACATGGTCAACCCGTCGAAAGAGCAGCGCGTGCCGTACGTGACGTCGCTGTTGAAAGATACCGACGGCCCGATCGTCGCCACCACCGACTACATGCGCGCGTTTGCAGAACAGATCCGCGCCTTCATGCCGAAAGACCGCACCTACAAAGTGCTGGGCACCGACGGCTTTGGCCGCTCGGACAGCCGCGCCAAGCTGCGCGAGTTCTTCGAAGTGAACCGTTATTATGTCACCGTGGCCGCGCTCAAATCGCTGGCTGACGAAGGCAAGATCGACGTGTCGCTAGTGGAGCAGGCGATCGCCAAGTACGGCATCGACGCCAACAAACCGAATCCGGTGACCCAGTAA
- the aceF gene encoding dihydrolipoyllysine-residue acetyltransferase, which translates to MSIVEVKVPDIGDFKEVEIIELMVKPGDTVKVDQSLITVESDKASMEIPSSHAGVVKELKVNVGDKIAEGSLVLLLEVADDASAPAPAPAAAAPAAAPAAEAAPAAAPAPAAAAPAAAGGLVEVTVPDIGDFKEVEVIELMVKVGDTIAVEQSLLTVESDKASMEIPSSHAGVVKELKVKVGDKVAKGSLVLVVETTGGAAAPAPAAAPAQAAAAPAAATASAPAAAAAPAAAVPAAAPAVNGKLAHASPSIRKFARELGVELARVGGSGPKGRITQEDVQNFVKGVMSGAVAAPNAPVAAAKGGSGVGLDLLPWPSLDFAKFGATELLPLSRIKKISGPNLHRNWVMIPHVTQFDEADVTDLEAFRVDTNAANAKNKDAAKLTMLAFVIKACVAALKKFPAFNSSLDAKGENLILKQYYNIGFAADTPNGLVVPVIKNADQKSVSQIAKEMTDLSLQAREGKLKPADMQGASFTISSLGGIGGTHFTPIVNAPEVAILGLSKASIKPVWDGKAFQPRLMMGTSLSYDHRVVDGAMGARFSVYLGEVLADMRKILL; encoded by the coding sequence ATGAGCATTGTGGAAGTCAAAGTCCCGGATATCGGCGATTTCAAGGAAGTCGAGATTATCGAATTGATGGTCAAGCCAGGTGACACGGTCAAGGTCGACCAGTCCCTGATCACGGTCGAATCGGACAAGGCCAGCATGGAAATTCCATCGAGCCACGCCGGTGTCGTCAAGGAATTGAAGGTCAATGTCGGCGACAAGATCGCCGAAGGTTCGCTGGTACTGCTGCTGGAAGTGGCCGATGATGCATCCGCACCGGCACCGGCACCTGCCGCTGCTGCACCGGCTGCTGCGCCTGCCGCTGAAGCCGCACCTGCTGCCGCCCCGGCACCAGCTGCTGCCGCGCCAGCCGCCGCCGGTGGCCTGGTCGAAGTGACCGTGCCCGATATCGGCGACTTCAAGGAAGTCGAAGTCATCGAGCTGATGGTCAAGGTCGGCGACACCATCGCCGTCGAGCAATCCTTGCTGACGGTCGAATCGGACAAGGCCAGCATGGAAATCCCGTCGAGCCACGCCGGCGTCGTGAAAGAATTGAAAGTCAAGGTTGGCGACAAGGTGGCCAAGGGTTCGCTGGTATTGGTCGTTGAAACCACCGGTGGCGCTGCCGCGCCTGCACCTGCTGCTGCACCGGCACAAGCCGCTGCCGCACCGGCCGCTGCCACCGCTTCGGCGCCGGCCGCTGCCGCCGCTCCAGCCGCTGCAGTTCCTGCTGCTGCACCTGCAGTGAACGGCAAACTGGCCCACGCTTCGCCATCGATCCGCAAGTTCGCGCGCGAACTGGGTGTGGAACTGGCCCGCGTCGGCGGTTCCGGTCCGAAAGGCCGCATCACCCAGGAAGACGTGCAGAACTTCGTCAAGGGCGTGATGTCGGGCGCGGTTGCCGCACCAAACGCTCCTGTGGCAGCCGCCAAGGGCGGTTCCGGCGTCGGCCTGGACCTGCTGCCATGGCCGTCGCTGGACTTTGCCAAGTTCGGCGCCACAGAATTGCTGCCGCTGTCGCGCATCAAGAAAATCTCGGGTCCGAACCTGCACCGCAACTGGGTCATGATCCCGCACGTCACGCAGTTCGACGAAGCGGACGTCACCGACCTGGAAGCGTTCCGCGTCGACACCAACGCGGCCAACGCGAAGAACAAGGATGCGGCCAAGCTGACCATGCTGGCCTTCGTCATCAAGGCCTGCGTCGCGGCGCTGAAGAAATTCCCGGCGTTTAACTCGTCGCTGGACGCCAAGGGCGAAAACCTGATCCTCAAGCAGTACTACAACATCGGCTTCGCGGCCGACACGCCGAATGGCCTGGTGGTACCGGTGATCAAGAACGCCGACCAGAAATCGGTCTCGCAGATCGCCAAGGAGATGACGGACCTGTCGCTGCAGGCACGCGAAGGCAAGCTGAAACCGGCCGACATGCAGGGCGCCAGCTTCACCATTTCGTCGCTGGGCGGCATCGGCGGCACGCATTTCACGCCTATCGTCAATGCGCCTGAAGTGGCGATCCTGGGCCTGTCGAAAGCCTCGATCAAGCCGGTATGGGATGGCAAGGCCTTCCAGCCGCGCCTGATGATGGGCACCTCGCTGTCGTACGACCACCGCGTGGTCGACGGCGCGATGGGCGCGCGATTCTCGGTGTACCTCGGCGAAGTGCTGGCCGACATGCGCAAAATTCTGCTGTAA
- the lpdA gene encoding dihydrolipoyl dehydrogenase yields the protein MSTVEVKVPNIGDFKEVEVIELMVKVGDTIKVDQSLITVESDKASMEIPSTHAGVVKEVKVKVGDKIAEGSALLVVEASEGAAAAAPAAAAPAPAAAPAAAPAPAAAPAPAAAAIPAGSYSGQVDITVDMMVLGGGPGGYSAAFRAADLGLSTAIVERYATLGGVCLNVGCIPSKALLHVASVIDETAHMGNTGVTFAKPTIDIDQVRAYKEGVIKNMTGGLAGMAKARKTQVVTGVGQFLSANHIEVTAADGSKKVVQFKQAIIAAGSSVVKLPFVPEDPRIVDSTGALELRQIPKRMLVIGGGIIGLEMATVYSTFGARIDVVEMMDGLMQGADRDAVKVWQKFNEKRFDNIMTKTKTVAVEALPEGIKVTFEAAEAGATAPAPQVYDLVLVAVGRSPNGKKIAADKAGVNVTDRGFIEVDSQMRTNVPNIFAIGDLVGQPMLAHKAVHEAHVAAEAAAGQKSHFDVKVIPSVAYTDPEVAWAGITEDEAKAKGIKVEKGHFPWAASGRAVANGRAEGFTKLLFDAETHRIIGGTIVGTHAGDMIGEIALAIEMGCDGTDIGKTIHPHPTLGESIGMAAEVYEGVCTDLPPPRKR from the coding sequence ATGAGCACAGTAGAGGTAAAAGTACCGAATATCGGCGACTTCAAGGAAGTCGAAGTGATCGAGCTGATGGTCAAGGTCGGCGACACCATCAAGGTGGACCAGTCTTTGATCACCGTGGAATCGGACAAGGCCAGCATGGAAATTCCGTCGACCCACGCCGGCGTGGTCAAGGAAGTCAAGGTCAAGGTCGGCGACAAGATCGCCGAAGGCAGCGCGTTGCTGGTGGTGGAAGCGTCCGAAGGCGCGGCTGCTGCTGCACCGGCGGCTGCGGCTCCTGCCCCGGCGGCCGCACCTGCCGCCGCTCCGGCTCCGGCGGCCGCACCTGCGCCAGCCGCTGCCGCCATCCCGGCCGGCAGCTACTCGGGCCAGGTCGACATCACCGTCGACATGATGGTGCTGGGCGGCGGTCCTGGCGGCTATTCGGCGGCCTTCCGCGCGGCCGACCTGGGCCTCAGCACGGCCATCGTCGAGCGTTATGCGACCCTGGGCGGCGTGTGCCTGAACGTCGGCTGCATCCCGTCGAAAGCGCTGCTGCATGTCGCTTCCGTGATCGACGAGACGGCGCACATGGGCAATACCGGCGTGACGTTTGCCAAGCCGACCATCGACATCGACCAGGTGCGCGCATACAAGGAAGGCGTGATCAAGAACATGACGGGCGGCCTGGCCGGCATGGCCAAGGCACGCAAGACGCAGGTCGTCACCGGCGTGGGCCAGTTCCTGTCCGCGAATCACATTGAAGTCACGGCCGCTGACGGCTCGAAAAAAGTCGTGCAGTTCAAGCAGGCCATCATCGCCGCCGGTTCGTCGGTGGTCAAACTGCCGTTCGTGCCGGAAGATCCGCGCATCGTCGATTCGACCGGCGCGCTGGAACTGCGCCAGATCCCGAAACGCATGCTGGTCATCGGCGGCGGCATTATCGGCCTGGAAATGGCGACCGTGTATTCGACTTTCGGTGCGCGCATCGACGTGGTCGAAATGATGGACGGCCTGATGCAGGGCGCCGACCGCGACGCCGTCAAGGTGTGGCAGAAGTTCAACGAGAAGCGCTTCGATAACATCATGACCAAGACCAAGACGGTTGCCGTCGAGGCGCTGCCGGAAGGCATCAAGGTCACGTTCGAAGCGGCCGAAGCGGGTGCCACCGCGCCGGCGCCGCAAGTCTACGACCTGGTGCTGGTGGCCGTCGGCCGCAGCCCGAACGGCAAGAAGATCGCCGCCGACAAGGCCGGCGTGAACGTCACCGACCGCGGCTTCATCGAAGTCGACAGCCAGATGCGCACCAACGTGCCGAACATTTTCGCCATCGGCGACCTGGTGGGCCAGCCGATGCTGGCGCACAAGGCCGTGCACGAAGCCCATGTGGCGGCGGAAGCGGCGGCAGGCCAGAAGTCGCACTTCGATGTCAAGGTGATTCCATCGGTCGCCTACACGGATCCGGAAGTGGCATGGGCCGGCATCACCGAAGACGAAGCGAAAGCCAAGGGCATCAAGGTCGAGAAGGGCCACTTCCCGTGGGCCGCCTCGGGCCGCGCCGTGGCCAACGGCCGCGCCGAAGGTTTTACCAAGCTGCTGTTCGACGCTGAAACCCACCGCATTATCGGCGGCACCATCGTCGGCACACATGCGGGCGACATGATCGGCGAAATCGCGCTGGCGATCGAAATGGGTTGCGACGGCACCGACATCGGCAAGACCATCCATCCTCACCCGACCCTGGGCGAATCGATCGGCATGGCAGCCGAAGTGTACGAAGGCGTGTGCACGGATTTGCCGCCACCGCGCAAGCGTTGA
- a CDS encoding TetR/AcrR family transcriptional regulator codes for MSEPGLSDTPPIDPADTDTMELGCCGKPAGRPRAADMEARAENLLHTAGRLFLDKGYGKVSLEMIAREAHVAVRTIYVKFGGKSGLFNAVVEQKRAAYFSTMPALQTDMRPLPIILAEFGLLFMQLITMPAAIRLNRMVIAEAASHPELAETFYKVGPGQTREMLSRFFSRPDIAPLFRADLTPELLSMHLLNCLLGDQMSRLLFLPQTQPDVAQLRKLVEVRLDLFLRATLQHPTA; via the coding sequence ATGTCCGAGCCAGGCCTCAGCGACACCCCTCCCATCGACCCCGCCGACACCGACACCATGGAACTTGGCTGCTGCGGCAAGCCGGCCGGCCGGCCACGCGCCGCCGACATGGAGGCGCGCGCGGAAAACCTGCTGCACACGGCGGGCCGCCTGTTTCTGGACAAGGGATATGGCAAGGTCAGCCTGGAAATGATCGCGCGCGAGGCCCACGTGGCCGTGCGCACCATCTATGTGAAGTTTGGCGGCAAGTCAGGTTTGTTCAATGCGGTGGTGGAACAGAAGCGCGCCGCGTATTTTTCCACCATGCCGGCGCTGCAGACCGACATGCGTCCGCTGCCGATCATACTGGCCGAGTTCGGCCTGCTGTTCATGCAGCTGATCACGATGCCGGCGGCAATCCGTTTGAACCGCATGGTGATCGCCGAGGCGGCCAGCCACCCGGAGCTGGCGGAAACGTTCTACAAGGTGGGACCGGGCCAGACGCGCGAGATGCTGAGCCGTTTTTTCAGCCGGCCCGATATCGCGCCGCTGTTCCGCGCCGACCTGACGCCGGAACTGCTGTCCATGCATCTGCTGAACTGCCTGCTGGGCGACCAGATGTCGCGCCTGCTGTTCCTGCCGCAGACCCAGCCCGACGTGGCGCAGCTGCGCAAGCTGGTGGAGGTCAGGCTGGACCTGTTCCTGCGCGCCACCCTGCAGCACCCGACAGCCTGA